In a genomic window of Phycisphaerae bacterium:
- a CDS encoding BlaI/MecI/CopY family transcriptional regulator, producing the protein MPKRIPHITEAELRIMKLLWELGSGTVRQVLEALPASGDDRPAYTTVMTLMKQLADKGALTVDRERQPFVYTPAVRRDQVFRHRVSQFLHEVFDGQAADLVLRLVEDEELSAEDLQKIEAKIKQREQAERSKPTR; encoded by the coding sequence ATGCCCAAACGCATTCCCCATATCACCGAGGCCGAGTTGCGCATCATGAAACTCCTGTGGGAGCTCGGCTCCGGCACGGTCCGCCAGGTGCTCGAGGCGCTGCCGGCGAGCGGCGACGACCGGCCAGCGTACACGACGGTCATGACGCTCATGAAGCAGTTGGCCGACAAGGGGGCGCTAACGGTCGATCGCGAGCGACAGCCGTTTGTCTACACGCCGGCGGTCCGCCGGGACCAGGTTTTTCGGCACCGCGTGTCCCAGTTTCTGCACGAGGTTTTTGACGGCCAGGCGGCGGATCTGGTGTTGCGGCTGGTGGAAGACGAGGAGCTGTCAGCCGAGGACCTCCAGAAGATCGAAGCGAAGATCAAACAGCGCGAGCAGGCCGAACGGAGCAAGCCGACCAGGTAG
- a CDS encoding methyltransferase yields MNGRQRLAATLEHRQPDRVCVDFGATSVTGIHVSAVTRLRRAVLGEAQLRVRVSEPYQMLGEIDAALRAALQIDVVGIAPRLNMFGTPQGDWKPCALFDGTEVLIPGGLRITVDPATGDWLSFPGGDTGVPASGRMPKGGHFFDAIIRQQPLDEARLDPADNMEEFGVLSAEDRAYYQEMAAWLDTRPACGAVLTIPGAGFGDIALVPATFVKQPRGIRDVALWYASLAKRPKYIEAVFERQCECAEQNIATLIEIFGDRVQVAMLTGTDFGMQTGPMLSSAMYRRLFKPFHTRLNRLIHERSGWRTFIHSCGSVYKLIPEFIDAGFDILNPVQCSAADMDARRLKREFGDRLVFWGGGVNTQHTLAFGSPEEVYREVRERIDVFGAGGGYVFSAIHNVQADTPTDNILAMFRAVRDSQT; encoded by the coding sequence ATGAACGGCAGACAGCGACTGGCGGCCACGCTGGAGCACCGGCAACCGGACCGCGTGTGCGTGGATTTCGGGGCCACGTCCGTCACCGGGATACATGTATCGGCGGTCACGCGCTTGCGGCGGGCCGTGCTCGGCGAAGCGCAGCTGCGGGTGCGCGTGAGCGAACCGTACCAGATGCTAGGCGAGATCGACGCGGCGCTGCGCGCCGCCTTGCAGATCGACGTGGTGGGCATCGCGCCGCGGCTCAACATGTTCGGCACGCCGCAAGGCGACTGGAAGCCGTGCGCACTGTTCGACGGCACCGAGGTCCTGATTCCCGGCGGCCTGCGGATCACCGTGGATCCGGCGACGGGCGACTGGCTTAGCTTTCCGGGCGGCGACACCGGCGTGCCGGCGAGCGGGCGCATGCCGAAGGGTGGCCACTTCTTCGATGCCATCATCCGCCAGCAGCCGCTCGATGAAGCCCGGCTCGACCCGGCCGACAACATGGAAGAATTTGGCGTGCTGAGTGCTGAGGATCGGGCGTACTACCAGGAAATGGCCGCGTGGCTCGACACGCGACCCGCGTGCGGCGCCGTCCTGACGATCCCCGGCGCGGGTTTCGGCGACATCGCCCTCGTGCCGGCGACGTTCGTCAAGCAGCCGCGCGGCATCCGCGATGTGGCGCTGTGGTACGCGTCACTCGCGAAGCGCCCCAAATACATCGAGGCCGTGTTCGAGCGGCAGTGCGAATGTGCCGAGCAGAACATCGCGACGCTCATCGAGATCTTCGGCGACCGTGTGCAGGTGGCGATGCTGACCGGCACCGACTTCGGCATGCAGACCGGGCCGATGTTGTCCAGCGCGATGTATCGCCGACTGTTCAAGCCGTTCCACACCCGGTTGAATCGCCTCATTCACGAGCGGTCCGGGTGGCGGACATTCATCCATTCGTGCGGGTCGGTCTACAAGCTGATTCCCGAGTTCATCGACGCCGGGTTTGACATCCTCAACCCGGTGCAGTGCTCGGCCGCCGATATGGACGCGCGCCGGCTCAAGCGCGAATTCGGCGACCGGCTGGTTTTCTGGGGCGGCGGCGTGAACACGCAGCACACGCTGGCCTTCGGTTCGCCGGAGGAGGTGTACCGCGAGGTCCGCGAGCGGATCGACGTTTTCGGTGCGGGCGGCGGCTACGTGTTCAGCGCGATCCACAACGTCCAGGCCGACACGCCGACGGACAATATCCTCGCCATGTTTCGGGCCGTCCGGGACAGCCAAACTTAG
- a CDS encoding M48 family metalloprotease codes for MFDAMKVLDWEAVCSAALSGLGQALLLGSVLAVLTWIVVRVLHKRISPGLEMALWCVVLLRFVIPGGPGWSGSLASLCTAVVPAQTHAGAELEALPTPAMPGDAATGDATTPVMTATAFPPGWATLSVAVYAAGLIALGVVRAVSYRRFRAACLALPEADAETQRVVRAVCVRVGMRRMPRVRVSEDERAPFVMGVLGPVLVLSRRQLVRPDELETVIVHEVTHLRRGDMLVRCVQCVAGLVFFFWPVVAWVNRRIDRAREYACDEWALRCGRLSPGQYARCLFEVTRWRRLSRWTYAPACMAGHPSTLERRIDVILTQTARAPRGVLGRLGAAVLLVAWCGFSLTGAQEKTPGATAKYAATEAGMRQHADVLFAHVKELPGGDINGDGQVTKEECWAFVTAVILSQPDAVLAEYPGADRNGNKQLEVPEAFFFGRGDYDFEDLHEKLGPEKKLLGEGQDEQKVQEFKQQMATAEYATWHVILDRRAQLIDSAKKLPSPEFVRKVFNNDMKELLATGEFEQCVQGVKEVAKLKQEAKKLRDKAAGASDAHKAKLEAKAGDFEQKAAQLTSKLQSEIAARVEAADANGATEDATRYRGLLKKLESL; via the coding sequence ATGTTCGATGCGATGAAGGTACTGGATTGGGAAGCCGTGTGCAGCGCGGCCCTTTCCGGGCTGGGGCAGGCCTTGCTCCTGGGCAGCGTGCTGGCCGTGCTGACGTGGATCGTGGTTCGCGTGCTGCACAAACGCATTTCGCCGGGGCTGGAGATGGCGCTGTGGTGTGTCGTGCTGCTCCGGTTCGTGATTCCCGGGGGACCGGGATGGTCGGGATCGCTCGCGAGCCTGTGTACGGCGGTTGTGCCCGCCCAGACGCACGCCGGGGCTGAGCTCGAGGCGCTGCCAACGCCGGCGATGCCCGGTGACGCCGCGACGGGGGATGCGACTACACCTGTCATGACCGCGACCGCGTTCCCTCCGGGGTGGGCCACGTTGAGTGTGGCGGTCTACGCCGCCGGTTTGATTGCGTTGGGCGTGGTGCGTGCCGTGTCGTACCGGCGTTTTCGGGCGGCGTGCCTGGCGTTGCCGGAGGCGGATGCCGAGACGCAGCGTGTCGTGCGCGCCGTTTGCGTGCGCGTCGGGATGCGGCGCATGCCGCGGGTGCGTGTGAGTGAAGATGAGCGGGCGCCCTTCGTGATGGGCGTGTTAGGTCCAGTGCTGGTGCTCTCACGGCGGCAACTCGTTCGGCCGGACGAGCTGGAGACCGTGATTGTCCACGAGGTCACCCATCTCCGGCGAGGTGACATGCTCGTGCGGTGTGTGCAATGTGTCGCCGGACTGGTGTTCTTTTTCTGGCCGGTCGTGGCGTGGGTGAACCGTCGGATTGACCGGGCGCGGGAGTACGCGTGCGACGAATGGGCCCTTCGTTGCGGCAGGCTCTCGCCCGGGCAGTACGCGCGTTGCCTGTTCGAGGTGACGCGTTGGCGGCGGTTGTCGCGGTGGACGTACGCGCCCGCGTGCATGGCCGGGCATCCAAGCACGCTTGAAAGGAGAATCGACGTGATTTTGACACAGACAGCGCGCGCGCCGCGCGGGGTTCTGGGCCGCCTCGGCGCAGCCGTGTTACTGGTCGCCTGGTGTGGATTCAGCCTGACGGGGGCGCAGGAGAAGACCCCCGGCGCGACGGCGAAGTATGCCGCGACCGAAGCGGGCATGCGGCAACACGCCGACGTGCTCTTCGCACACGTGAAAGAACTGCCCGGTGGCGACATCAACGGGGATGGTCAGGTCACCAAGGAGGAATGCTGGGCGTTCGTGACGGCGGTGATCCTCAGCCAGCCGGACGCGGTGCTCGCAGAGTATCCCGGAGCGGACCGCAACGGCAACAAGCAGCTCGAGGTGCCGGAGGCGTTTTTCTTCGGCCGCGGCGACTATGACTTCGAAGACCTCCACGAGAAGCTCGGCCCAGAGAAGAAGTTGCTCGGGGAAGGTCAGGACGAGCAAAAGGTGCAGGAGTTCAAGCAGCAAATGGCGACGGCCGAGTATGCCACCTGGCACGTGATCCTCGATCGGCGTGCGCAGCTCATCGACTCGGCGAAGAAGCTGCCGTCGCCCGAGTTTGTGCGCAAGGTGTTCAACAACGACATGAAGGAGTTGTTGGCCACGGGTGAGTTTGAACAGTGCGTCCAGGGCGTCAAGGAAGTGGCCAAGCTCAAGCAGGAAGCGAAGAAGCTGCGCGACAAGGCCGCGGGCGCGAGCGACGCGCACAAGGCGAAGCTGGAAGCGAAGGCCGGCGACTTTGAGCAGAAGGCGGCCCAGCTTACCAGCAAGCTGCAATCGGAGATCGCCGCCCGCGTCGAAGCGGCGGATGCGAACGGGGCCACCGAAGACGCGACGAGGTATCGGGGGCTGTTGAAGAAGCTGGAGTCGCTGTAG
- a CDS encoding N-acetylmuramoyl-L-alanine amidase, with translation MQNAVNGGRKRLTVVAAGMLVMVIATTALAADSPNTDRAESLAQAWVAGTLADAAGPAPSALPPGTQLDRVDAQGPWVGVWLTLPDTFLAEMSGAECERIIGEQVERLRVVDGLTTFMVFARPAGDPDADYRPLPDYLPRPAGELNKPEPEVYEWPADERAGGSPTYNPGKPAGALSGKTVFLSPGHGWYYASTLSRWATQRGNWGGLIEDLSNGEAVLNHLARYLHNAGANVWTCRERDFNTNMVIIDNTDGAPSYTTSGSWTNSTGAGTWYGSNYQYSAVSATETAVATYTPDIPAADYYSVYVWTPSASNRSTDAIVRVKHTGGTTTHVINMQRDGNTWRFLGMYHFAAGRNTTSGAVEISNQGSDASKYVIADAVRFGGGMGDYVDGGTVSGWPRWEESGSYFPVFMGQPGAPYGTVNGMPLYAKWESESWEDSIYFSWHSNATGSHTGHGTQMYVYAPGQPPPGPFNAFGGVVGGDTLATRIFDEVMNDIHVAWDPAWPGGKYSAYFGELNPSNNDEMPACLIEVAYHDSAADQPSLLDPRFRDLVARACYQGIVKWWYFHADGPSATPIPTNTLLPEPPTHLAVRQTGPGAVRVSWRPPPYDTGNGLLGDAATGYLVQMSRDGLGFNDGAATTSTYLDFTGLNIGGVYYFRVLATNAGGQSFPTEIGGVKLDSDGAAPILVVTGFDRLDADAMLAEDDPYDSQAMLRERLERMNHYGYIRTFADALNPTGLAFDSCTNEAVRDNDVALGAYAAVIWQCGEESDETSTFDSVEQNRIWAYLVAGGRLFVSGSEIGLDLDQLGHGASFYNNLLKADFVADDAGTYTVAPVASSIFDGIGSFTFDDGTAIFNVDSPDVMTTASGSVAALSYVGGTGGTAGVVYDGAFQLVHFAFPFEAITDPSRRIEIMVAVLDFFGLDPDEPVLPPADVIVESRAADGTVTPPPAYVESGAWANSSIKSTAPGLEGTGSRFMEYQVPNTGTDNATFVPSITTRAKYEVFVTWANGANCYDARYTIRHYHGQTQMLVDQIPTGAPEPANYNTWISLGQYWFDAGQSIAGASVNVSEETVSGRPSASWNYRVYTDGLKLAFVAWWPSGDADGNGHVELDDFLVLPDCITGPGVAYGDSGCEAFDLNLDGDVDLSDFVGFQNAFGG, from the coding sequence ATGCAGAATGCCGTGAATGGCGGTCGGAAGCGTCTCACCGTCGTGGCCGCGGGGATGTTGGTAATGGTCATCGCGACCACTGCGCTGGCGGCGGACTCACCCAATACGGACCGCGCCGAGTCCTTGGCGCAGGCCTGGGTCGCTGGAACGCTCGCCGACGCCGCCGGCCCGGCCCCATCGGCCTTGCCACCGGGTACGCAGCTCGACCGCGTGGACGCCCAGGGGCCGTGGGTCGGAGTCTGGCTGACGCTGCCCGATACGTTTCTCGCGGAAATGTCCGGCGCTGAATGCGAACGCATCATCGGCGAGCAGGTGGAGCGGCTCCGTGTGGTGGACGGGCTCACGACCTTCATGGTCTTCGCGCGGCCGGCTGGCGACCCGGATGCCGATTATCGGCCGCTGCCGGACTATCTCCCGCGGCCTGCGGGCGAGTTGAACAAGCCGGAGCCGGAGGTCTACGAGTGGCCGGCAGATGAGCGGGCAGGCGGGTCGCCCACCTATAACCCGGGCAAGCCGGCTGGGGCGCTGTCGGGCAAGACGGTGTTCCTCAGTCCGGGGCACGGCTGGTACTACGCATCGACGCTGAGCCGGTGGGCGACGCAGCGTGGCAACTGGGGCGGGCTCATCGAGGACCTGAGCAACGGCGAAGCCGTGCTGAACCACCTGGCGCGCTATCTGCACAACGCCGGCGCGAACGTGTGGACCTGTCGCGAGCGCGACTTCAACACGAACATGGTGATCATTGACAACACGGACGGCGCGCCCAGCTACACGACATCCGGAAGCTGGACGAACAGCACCGGGGCGGGCACGTGGTACGGGAGCAACTACCAGTACAGCGCCGTGAGCGCGACGGAGACGGCGGTGGCGACGTACACGCCGGACATCCCGGCGGCGGACTACTACTCCGTGTACGTCTGGACGCCCAGCGCCTCGAACCGGTCCACGGATGCGATCGTGCGGGTGAAGCACACGGGCGGCACGACCACGCACGTGATCAACATGCAGCGCGACGGGAACACGTGGCGTTTTCTCGGGATGTACCACTTCGCCGCGGGCCGCAACACGACCAGCGGAGCGGTCGAGATCTCCAACCAGGGTTCGGACGCGTCGAAATACGTGATCGCGGACGCCGTGCGTTTCGGCGGCGGCATGGGCGATTACGTGGACGGCGGCACCGTGAGCGGGTGGCCGCGCTGGGAGGAGTCGGGCAGCTACTTCCCGGTGTTCATGGGCCAGCCCGGCGCGCCGTACGGCACCGTGAATGGCATGCCCCTGTACGCCAAGTGGGAAAGTGAGAGCTGGGAAGACTCGATCTATTTCTCCTGGCACAGTAACGCCACGGGCAGCCACACCGGCCACGGGACGCAGATGTACGTGTACGCCCCGGGGCAGCCGCCGCCCGGGCCGTTCAACGCCTTCGGCGGCGTGGTGGGTGGGGACACGCTGGCGACCCGGATCTTCGACGAAGTGATGAATGACATCCACGTGGCCTGGGACCCGGCGTGGCCGGGCGGGAAGTACTCGGCGTACTTCGGGGAGTTGAACCCGTCGAACAACGACGAGATGCCCGCGTGTCTGATCGAGGTCGCGTACCACGACAGCGCGGCGGACCAGCCGTCGCTGCTGGATCCGCGATTTCGTGATCTGGTGGCGCGGGCCTGCTACCAGGGCATCGTCAAGTGGTGGTACTTCCACGCGGACGGTCCTTCTGCGACGCCGATCCCCACCAATACGCTGCTGCCCGAGCCGCCCACGCATCTCGCGGTGCGGCAGACCGGCCCGGGCGCGGTGCGCGTGAGCTGGCGACCGCCGCCGTATGACACCGGGAACGGGCTGCTGGGCGATGCGGCGACGGGCTACCTCGTGCAGATGAGCCGCGACGGGCTCGGCTTCAACGACGGCGCGGCCACCACGAGCACGTATCTCGATTTCACGGGGCTGAACATCGGCGGCGTGTACTACTTCCGGGTGCTCGCGACCAACGCGGGCGGGCAGTCGTTCCCGACCGAGATCGGCGGCGTGAAGCTGGACAGCGACGGCGCGGCTCCCATTCTGGTCGTGACCGGCTTTGACCGGCTCGACGCCGATGCGATGCTGGCGGAAGACGACCCGTATGACAGCCAGGCGATGCTGCGGGAACGGCTCGAACGGATGAACCACTACGGTTACATCCGCACATTCGCCGACGCGCTCAACCCGACGGGGCTTGCCTTCGATTCATGCACGAACGAGGCCGTGCGTGACAATGACGTGGCGCTGGGTGCGTACGCGGCCGTGATTTGGCAATGCGGCGAGGAGTCGGACGAGACGAGCACCTTCGATTCGGTGGAGCAGAATCGGATCTGGGCTTACCTGGTCGCGGGTGGGCGGCTGTTCGTGTCGGGCTCGGAAATTGGTCTGGATCTGGACCAGCTTGGTCATGGCGCGTCGTTCTACAACAACCTTCTGAAGGCGGACTTTGTCGCGGACGACGCCGGAACTTACACCGTCGCGCCCGTGGCCAGCTCGATCTTCGACGGCATCGGGTCGTTCACGTTCGACGATGGCACTGCGATCTTCAATGTGGACTCGCCGGACGTGATGACAACGGCGAGCGGCAGCGTGGCGGCGCTGAGCTACGTGGGCGGCACCGGCGGAACGGCCGGCGTCGTCTACGACGGTGCGTTCCAGCTCGTGCATTTCGCCTTCCCGTTCGAGGCGATCACGGACCCGAGCCGGCGTATCGAGATCATGGTCGCGGTCCTGGATTTCTTCGGCCTGGACCCGGACGAGCCCGTGCTGCCGCCGGCCGACGTCATCGTCGAATCGCGCGCGGCCGACGGGACAGTCACGCCGCCGCCGGCGTACGTCGAGAGTGGTGCGTGGGCGAACAGCTCGATCAAGAGCACGGCGCCGGGGCTGGAGGGCACGGGCAGCCGGTTCATGGAGTATCAGGTTCCGAACACGGGCACGGATAACGCGACCTTTGTGCCGAGCATCACGACGCGGGCAAAATACGAGGTGTTCGTGACCTGGGCCAACGGGGCCAACTGCTACGACGCGCGGTATACGATTCGGCACTACCATGGGCAGACGCAGATGCTTGTGGATCAGATTCCGACCGGCGCGCCGGAGCCCGCCAACTACAACACGTGGATTTCGCTCGGCCAATACTGGTTCGACGCCGGGCAGTCGATCGCCGGCGCATCGGTCAACGTGTCCGAGGAGACGGTGAGCGGCCGGCCCAGCGCCAGTTGGAACTACCGCGTCTACACGGACGGGCTCAAGCTGGCGTTTGTGGCGTGGTGGCCCAGCGGCGACGCGGATGGAAACGGGCACGTCGAGCTCGACGATTTCCTCGTGCTGCCGGATTGCATCACAGGGCCCGGCGTCGCGTACGGTGACTCCGGTTGCGAGGCGTTCGATCTGAATCTCGACGGCGACGTTGATTTGTCGGATTTTGTCGGGTTCCAGAATGCGTTCGGCGGCTAG
- a CDS encoding SUMF1/EgtB/PvdO family nonheme iron enzyme: MREWLYPPILVGLLGMCVTLPADVTIECVTVGNPGNAGELSGVGAGGMGPDRVCGAVKYEYEIGKFEVTAAQYTAFLNAVAAADPHGLYNPQMSLHAEGCRIRRTGEAGSYRYAVAAEWAQRPVNFVSWGDAARFANWLHNGQPTGPQDSKTTEDGSYQLNGAKDNAALLRIKRRPKATWVIPSEDEWYKAAFHKNDGVTGNYWIYATAADALPSNKLQAPDPGNSANFQPKDGGPTLGPPYWRTPVGAFENSKSSYGTCDQGGNVWEWIEAVHRQQGQTRRGARGASYYTQGQHLRANDRHFGLEPATEHHLVGFRVGHLQARDGGVAAVEP; this comes from the coding sequence ATGCGGGAGTGGCTGTATCCACCGATCCTGGTTGGGCTGTTGGGGATGTGCGTGACGCTGCCCGCCGACGTGACCATCGAGTGCGTCACGGTCGGCAACCCCGGAAATGCCGGCGAGCTGTCCGGCGTTGGCGCCGGCGGCATGGGGCCGGATCGCGTCTGCGGAGCGGTGAAGTACGAATATGAGATCGGCAAGTTCGAGGTGACCGCCGCCCAGTACACGGCGTTCCTCAACGCGGTGGCGGCGGCGGACCCCCACGGTCTGTACAACCCACAGATGTCGTTGCACGCCGAGGGCTGCAGGATTCGGCGCACGGGCGAGGCCGGCAGCTACAGGTACGCGGTGGCGGCCGAGTGGGCGCAGCGGCCGGTGAACTTCGTCTCCTGGGGCGACGCCGCGCGATTTGCCAACTGGCTGCACAACGGTCAGCCCACTGGCCCGCAGGATTCGAAGACCACCGAGGACGGCTCGTATCAGCTCAATGGCGCCAAGGACAACGCCGCGCTGCTGCGCATCAAGCGCCGCCCGAAGGCGACCTGGGTCATCCCGAGCGAGGACGAATGGTACAAGGCGGCGTTCCACAAGAACGACGGCGTCACGGGCAATTACTGGATTTACGCCACCGCCGCGGACGCTCTCCCGAGCAACAAGCTGCAAGCGCCCGATCCGGGCAATTCCGCAAACTTCCAGCCCAAGGACGGTGGCCCCACGCTGGGTCCGCCGTATTGGCGAACGCCGGTCGGTGCCTTCGAGAACTCAAAGAGTTCCTACGGCACGTGTGACCAGGGTGGCAACGTGTGGGAGTGGATTGAGGCGGTCCATCGGCAGCAGGGGCAGACCCGGCGTGGCGCGCGGGGCGCGTCCTACTACACGCAGGGCCAGCACCTGCGCGCGAACGACCGTCATTTCGGGCTCGAGCCGGCGACGGAGCATCACCTCGTCGGGTTCCGCGTCGGTCATCTGCAGGCGCGGGACGGTGGTGTGGCAGCGGTGGAGCCGTGA
- a CDS encoding PEP-CTERM sorting domain-containing protein (PEP-CTERM proteins occur, often in large numbers, in the proteomes of bacteria that also encode an exosortase, a predicted intramembrane cysteine proteinase. The presence of a PEP-CTERM domain at a protein's C-terminus predicts cleavage within the sorting domain, followed by covalent anchoring to some some component of the (usually Gram-negative) cell surface. Many PEP-CTERM proteins exhibit an unusual sequence composition that includes large numbers of potential glycosylation sites. Expression of one such protein has been shown restore the ability of a bacterium to form floc, a type of biofilm.): MTPIRTLPRLSHRHCLVCLLGVLAVVAPAAAEVEYFITSLGELGGTQSGAYDINNAGVIAGRAEAPDGWFHAVRWLKPETPDDLGTLGGLFSEAWGINESGQIVGHSHVLPGGGAHAFRYDPWMGMVYLGALGGEAGNANRINDAGVAVGWSELADGSTHATIWDATNQPFDLGTFGGTQSEALDINAAGHIVGWATTRADNQGDEQMRAFIYDGGELVPLGPAGARASSAQAINEAGQVIGFSTSYAEYMTAFLWDEQQGLQDLGNLGGDTIIPWGINNAASPVAVGFADDAQSEGVAFVWDAAHGVRDLNALIPADSGWIRLREARGINDAGQIVGYGLRMDGWHAFLLTPVPEPTAALGLLLAASLSMRHRRRA, encoded by the coding sequence ATGACACCGATACGAACGCTGCCTCGGTTGAGCCACCGCCATTGCCTCGTCTGCCTGCTGGGCGTCCTCGCCGTGGTTGCGCCGGCGGCGGCTGAAGTCGAGTATTTCATTACCAGTCTGGGTGAGCTCGGCGGGACGCAGAGTGGGGCGTATGACATCAACAATGCCGGCGTCATCGCGGGGCGTGCCGAGGCGCCCGACGGGTGGTTTCATGCGGTGCGCTGGCTGAAGCCGGAGACGCCCGACGATCTCGGCACGCTGGGCGGCTTGTTCAGCGAGGCGTGGGGCATCAACGAATCCGGGCAGATCGTCGGGCACTCGCACGTGCTGCCCGGCGGCGGGGCGCACGCGTTCCGCTACGACCCGTGGATGGGCATGGTCTATCTCGGCGCGCTGGGCGGCGAGGCGGGCAATGCCAACCGCATCAACGACGCCGGCGTGGCCGTGGGCTGGTCCGAGCTGGCCGATGGTTCGACGCACGCGACGATCTGGGACGCCACCAACCAGCCGTTCGACCTGGGCACGTTCGGCGGCACGCAGAGCGAGGCGCTCGACATCAATGCCGCGGGGCACATCGTGGGCTGGGCCACCACGCGGGCGGACAACCAGGGGGATGAGCAGATGCGCGCGTTCATCTACGACGGCGGAGAGCTGGTACCGCTCGGGCCGGCGGGTGCACGGGCCAGTTCGGCCCAGGCGATCAACGAGGCCGGCCAGGTCATCGGCTTCAGCACCTCGTACGCCGAGTACATGACCGCGTTCCTGTGGGACGAGCAGCAGGGGTTGCAGGACCTCGGCAATCTCGGCGGCGACACGATCATTCCGTGGGGGATCAACAACGCGGCGTCGCCGGTGGCGGTTGGCTTTGCCGATGATGCGCAGAGTGAGGGCGTCGCGTTCGTGTGGGACGCGGCCCATGGGGTCCGCGATCTGAATGCACTCATTCCCGCCGATTCGGGCTGGATTCGGCTGCGCGAGGCGCGCGGCATCAACGATGCTGGGCAGATTGTCGGCTACGGTCTGCGGATGGACGGCTGGCACGCGTTTCTGCTGACGCCGGTGCCGGAGCCGACGGCGGCGCTGGGGCTGCTGCTGGCGGCGTCGCTGTCGATGAGGCACCGCCGACGCGCATGA